One Xiphophorus hellerii strain 12219 chromosome 1, Xiphophorus_hellerii-4.1, whole genome shotgun sequence DNA segment encodes these proteins:
- the fam3a gene encoding protein FAM3A isoform X1 has translation MRLTAPLRGVMVVLLVGFTWLLASALFGGDSSLSVRNIFTENLLIFSGTKEEPTQSEPRPRKYKCGLSAPCPPKHLAFRLVSGAANVIGPKICLEDKMLMSSVKNNVGRGLNIALVNGVTGELLETRAFDMWAGDVSDLLKFLRPLHEGTLVFVASFDDAATKLNDESRRLFEELGSTAVKELAFRDSWVFVGAKGIENKSPFEQRMKNSKSSNKYEGWPESLEMDGCIPLRPPLEG, from the exons ATGAGACTGACAG CCCCCCTGCGAGGTGTGATGGTTGTGCTCCTGGTGGGCTTCACCTGGCTGCTCGCAAGCGCATTATTTGGAGGAGACAGCAGTTTATCTGTGCGAAACATCTTCACTG aaaacCTGTTAATATTTTCAGGCACAAAAGAAGAGCCAACCCAAT CTGAACCGCGTCCTCGGAAGTACAAATGTGGACTTTCAGCACCCTGTCCTCCAAAGCATTTGGCTTTCCGTCTGGTGTCTGGAGCTGCAAACGTCATTGGCCCAAAAATTTGCTTGGAGGATAAGAT GTTAATGAGCAGTGTGAAGAACAACGTTGGTAGAGGACTTAATATAGCTTTGGTGAATG GGGTGACAGGTGAACTATTGGAGACCAGAGCCTTTGATATGTGGGCAGGAG ATGTGTCCGACTTATTGAAGTTTCTGCGGCCCCTTCATGAAGGAACACTTGTGTTTGTTGCTTCCTTTGATGATGCTGCTACAAA ACTTAATGATGAGTCTAGACGTTTGTTTGAGGAGCTCGGTAGTACAGCTGTGAAGGAGCTGGCCTTCAGAGACAGCTGGGTGTTTGTTGGAGCCAAGGGCATCGAGAACAAGAGTCCCTTCGAGCAG CGTATGAAGAACAGTAAGAGCAGCAACAAGTATGAAGGCTGGCCCGAGTCCCTGGAGATGGACGGTTGTATTCCCCTGCGGCCGCCACTTGAAGGTTAA
- the fam3a gene encoding protein FAM3A isoform X2 has product MRLTAPLRGVMVVLLVGFTWLLASALFGGDSSLSVRNIFTGTKEEPTQSEPRPRKYKCGLSAPCPPKHLAFRLVSGAANVIGPKICLEDKMLMSSVKNNVGRGLNIALVNGVTGELLETRAFDMWAGDVSDLLKFLRPLHEGTLVFVASFDDAATKLNDESRRLFEELGSTAVKELAFRDSWVFVGAKGIENKSPFEQRMKNSKSSNKYEGWPESLEMDGCIPLRPPLEG; this is encoded by the exons ATGAGACTGACAG CCCCCCTGCGAGGTGTGATGGTTGTGCTCCTGGTGGGCTTCACCTGGCTGCTCGCAAGCGCATTATTTGGAGGAGACAGCAGTTTATCTGTGCGAAACATCTTCACTG GCACAAAAGAAGAGCCAACCCAAT CTGAACCGCGTCCTCGGAAGTACAAATGTGGACTTTCAGCACCCTGTCCTCCAAAGCATTTGGCTTTCCGTCTGGTGTCTGGAGCTGCAAACGTCATTGGCCCAAAAATTTGCTTGGAGGATAAGAT GTTAATGAGCAGTGTGAAGAACAACGTTGGTAGAGGACTTAATATAGCTTTGGTGAATG GGGTGACAGGTGAACTATTGGAGACCAGAGCCTTTGATATGTGGGCAGGAG ATGTGTCCGACTTATTGAAGTTTCTGCGGCCCCTTCATGAAGGAACACTTGTGTTTGTTGCTTCCTTTGATGATGCTGCTACAAA ACTTAATGATGAGTCTAGACGTTTGTTTGAGGAGCTCGGTAGTACAGCTGTGAAGGAGCTGGCCTTCAGAGACAGCTGGGTGTTTGTTGGAGCCAAGGGCATCGAGAACAAGAGTCCCTTCGAGCAG CGTATGAAGAACAGTAAGAGCAGCAACAAGTATGAAGGCTGGCCCGAGTCCCTGGAGATGGACGGTTGTATTCCCCTGCGGCCGCCACTTGAAGGTTAA